In the genome of Perca flavescens isolate YP-PL-M2 chromosome 21, PFLA_1.0, whole genome shotgun sequence, the window CAtgatcatattatattattatggcCCTCATACATCACTGTAACAAGCCACAACTTTACGTCACCTCCAGGTTCTGAAGATGAGCTACCCAGGATACCCTCCTCAGTCCGGTGGATACCCACAACAGCCAGGGGGTTACCCATCTCAACCAGGGGCATATCCACCCCAAGCAGGCGGCTACCCTCCAGCAGCAGGCGGCTACCCTCCAGCAGCCGGGGGCTACCCTCCAGCAGCAGGAGGCTACCCCCCACAGGCAGGCGGATACCCACCTCAGGCTGGCGGCTACCCTCCCGCAGCAGGAGGCTACCCCCCACAGGCAGGCGGCTACCCACCTCAGGCTGGTGGTTACCCTCCTGCAGCAGGCGGTTACCCTCCCCAGGCTGGTGGTTACCCTGCCCCAGCTGGAGGCTTCCCTCCCCAGGCAGGAGGATACCCAGCACAGTCTGGAGCAGGAGGCTATCCCTCCATGCCTCCAGGAGGTGAGGCTTCAAGATAGTCTTTTGAGTTTTGAGAATTACAAGCAGTATTTctctttatgtatgtgtgtgtgtatgtatgtatataatcAGACTTGTTCTTTTAAATGAATTGTGTTTCAACGTCAATATTTTCTTTGCAGGTGGAGGCTGGGGTGCAGCACCAGGCGGCCATGGAGTGGTACATACATTCTTATCTCACTCTAAACCTCTGCATTGCACTAATAACACATGGACAACTTCAGCTTAATCTCTTGTTTGCTTAAATCACCTTATCTTCAACTTAAACCTTATTTGCTCTATATGACATTTGTCACCATGGACTTAGCACTTACAGCTGTCCTCTGTTTGCAGCCAGGAGGAGCTCAGCAGGGATACCCAGGGGGCCCCGCCCCAGGCCAACCCATGCCAAATTACCCAGGAGCCCCCGCGACTAACCCCTCAATGCCTGGATATGGAGGTGGAGCTCCGTCCAACCCTCAGGCACCTGCCATTTCTGTAAGATACATTTGTCATCATCCTAGGACTTCTCTGAAACTATGTTCAAGTGCACATACAGCTAATGTGCTGTATTtcttatgttttatatatagcAAGGATACAGGGGTTCTATTAAAGACTTTCCAGGAGCTGATCCACTGAGGGATGTTGAGGTTCTTCGAAAAGCTATGAAGGGTTTTGGTCAGTAAATGGTGTTCATTTGAACATGCTAAACCCATCAAACGTATTGTCACTCACACATTGATGAGCGCTGTATTTGCTCAGTCCCTTTTGTTACACATCATAAATAAATcctgaaatatattttgaaCAGGCACTGATGAAAAAGCCATTATTGAACTTCTGGGAAGTCGTACCAACAAGCAGAGGGTTCCAATGGTAGCAGCGTACAAAACAACTTATGGGAAGGTACGTTTCCTAATATCTaagatttgtttgtttgttttttacagttgaaattcaTTCTGTAATCTGTTGCTAATCATTGACCCAACATTGCAACTATATTTAGTCTGACCTTGCTCTCatggttttttgttttgtatttttcgTCTTAGGATTTATGCAAAGATCTGAAGTCTGAGCTCACTGGAAACTTTGAGAAACTTGTTCTTGCTATGATGAAGAGCCCTTCACACTTTGATGCATCTGAACTCCGAGAGGCTATAAAGGTTGGAAGCTCGAGTTGTTGGCTCCGCAGGTGtttcaatgttgttgttttttgtgatcCAAACTGCACTGTGTGACCCATCATGTCATGGggaaaataagaacaaaagAAAATCCTCTGCATTTTAGTAAAGGCCCGACAAGTTGAAACTTGAGCCATGGCTGTTGACCTCAGGCTGTTATGTTTCTCTGTGAAGCAGGTGTGTCTTTGAATGTTTTACTGAGGCTTTTCTTTATGTTTGCAGGGTGCAGGAACTGATGAAGCTTGTCTGATTGAGATTCTTTCATCACGCTCCAATGCAGAAATTCGGGAAATCACCAGAATCTACAAAGCTGGTGAGTTCCGATCTTGgcgtttttttatatttttttttaattcattttgtaaataaaaaagtctaatatttttcaatgacaTTATCTGTAGACCTATATCATTTTATACAAAAAGACGATGCATAAATAATTTGACCATATAAATTTAAGGCCATATAccttttttataaaacattttaattattccCCATCTGATCATTATTCAATATACAATATAGACCCTTGTTTCATCAATTGTTAATTTACAGATATCCTAGTATTAGTCAttctagtttaaaaaaaaaaaaaaaggttactaCCCTTTTAGTTGTACTGAAAAAGTAGTGTCTAAACCATGGTCTAAACAGAATGCAAATGAATATATTTTCCTAAAAAAGCCACACCTTCCTTCCAGAGTACGGGAAGAGCCTGGAGGATGCCATCAGCAGCGACACCTCCGGTCACTTCCGCAGACttctgatctctctctctcaggtagCTGCTGCACCATTTACACCTGAACCAGATTTCAGCTCATGTGAACTTTGAGTGTTGACTTTGCCAATGTACTCCGCCCttgtaatatgtttttaatgCACACAACATGTCTTACCATATCTAGGGTAATCGTGACGAAAGGGAAGTGGTTGATGTTGCCATGGCCAAACAGGACGCTCAGGTACTGGTTTTAAGTTGGTTTGCTGTTATGACATTCTTGGAAAGTAATTAGCAAGCCTgatcatgtttgtgtgtctgcgggggcgacagaaactgtATGCTGCTGGGGAAAATAAAGTAGGAACTGATGAGTCTCAGTTCAATGCCATCCTGtgtgctcgcagcaagcctcaCCTTCGAGCAGGTGTGTATTTCAACATTGTTGTACTTCTACAAGAATATTTATTTTCCTCCCTCTATTGAAGTTCACATGTTGACCTTTTTGTTGAACACATATTTCACATGTTTTCAAATATTATAACTGAAACTGTCTTGCCTGCGATTCTTGTCTATTAGTCTTCCAGGAGTACCAGCAGATGTGTGGGAGAGACATTGAGAAGAGCATCTGCAGGGAAATGTCTGGCAATGTGGAGTCTGGCATGGTGGCTGTGGGTACGTTCTTTGGGTTTCTTTTCCAAACCTCAACCAAACTGAAGTagctttccaaaaaaaaacaagctctAAGTATATATTGAAGTCATTCGTCAAAGATGTTTGTTTGGAAGGGCTTTCCTAGAAGGACTAAAAATACCTCGCTGATGCAAACAGGCTGCTGTTGGACCTAAAGACCTTGTAAATACTTGATTGATTGATCACAAGCAAACTCTctaaatgtgttgttttgaaaATAGAAAAATGTTTACAGCTGCATCCGAATACAGTTATTGATAGGCAGtcatttgtttagtttttataaAATGCACTGAGTCAGATTGAAAACCACAGAATTACAGGCATTTTAGTTTATCATGTTGCTATAGTGCCATCAAATTAAATGCAGATGTGCAACCAGAAGGTATGTTTTGCTTTTAAGTTATTTCAAATAGCCCCCACCTAAGGGAATTTGGAAC includes:
- the anxa11b gene encoding annexin A11b, translating into MSYPGYPPQSGGYPQQPGGYPSQPGAYPPQAGGYPPAAGGYPPAAGGYPPAAGGYPPQAGGYPPQAGGYPPAAGGYPPQAGGYPPQAGGYPPAAGGYPPQAGGYPAPAGGFPPQAGGYPAQSGAGGYPSMPPGGGGWGAAPGGHGVPGGAQQGYPGGPAPGQPMPNYPGAPATNPSMPGYGGGAPSNPQAPAISQGYRGSIKDFPGADPLRDVEVLRKAMKGFGTDEKAIIELLGSRTNKQRVPMVAAYKTTYGKDLCKDLKSELTGNFEKLVLAMMKSPSHFDASELREAIKGAGTDEACLIEILSSRSNAEIREITRIYKAEYGKSLEDAISSDTSGHFRRLLISLSQGNRDEREVVDVAMAKQDAQKLYAAGENKVGTDESQFNAILCARSKPHLRAVFQEYQQMCGRDIEKSICREMSGNVESGMVAVVKCIRNTPTYFAERLNKAMKGAGTKDTTLIRIMVSRSEVDMLDIRQAYVKAYGKSLYTDISGDTSGDYQKLLLKLCGGND